From a region of the Vaginimicrobium propionicum genome:
- a CDS encoding cell wall metabolism sensor histidine kinase WalK, with protein sequence MISNRIRGWLTSINNSLHTLTGRITVVTALATAIGLLLLTLTYFFTVRNTLYHQTDRELIAVATDASASITADLEGLGGLNSTALEAANVGLVLLRSDGSSRGVPGAKVSVETGYQELAVARTQMNASARTIHGLDGTYYRQVAVPITISSGKWAIVLVRPQNTIQAVIAHMVSTTVALSITVLLASTLMAFLLARSVMRPIKRMSEAVSRVTETNELVPIGIHSDDEIGTLSRNFDTMIHSLASSRERQKRLIADAGHELRTPLTSMRTNVELLVADENSGMLPPGARQDILNDVSAQLAEFTALVGDLVQLSREDADAPRRELIDFADVVRTAIERAHRRGPNLIFDAKLEPLMIIGEPDTLGRAVTNLLDNAVKFSPPKGHIFIRLHGNKLTIEDEGPGIAEEDLPKIFDRFYRSNKARNTPGTGLGLSIVAHTVNAHGGQVWASNSPATLGARFTMVLPEASDEEIEAFES encoded by the coding sequence GTGATTAGTAACCGGATCCGTGGCTGGTTAACGTCAATAAATAACAGCCTGCACACCTTGACCGGACGAATCACCGTCGTCACGGCGTTAGCTACTGCCATTGGTTTACTGCTGTTAACATTGACCTATTTTTTTACGGTAAGAAACACGCTCTACCATCAAACTGACCGCGAGTTGATTGCGGTAGCCACCGACGCGTCAGCGTCGATCACCGCTGACCTTGAAGGTTTAGGTGGATTAAACTCAACGGCCTTGGAAGCCGCCAATGTTGGTCTGGTGCTGTTGCGTTCCGACGGTTCCTCGCGTGGCGTCCCAGGAGCCAAGGTTAGCGTCGAAACTGGCTACCAAGAGTTAGCTGTTGCACGAACTCAAATGAACGCTTCAGCGCGCACAATTCACGGTCTTGACGGCACTTACTATCGACAAGTTGCCGTCCCGATAACTATCTCTAGTGGTAAATGGGCGATTGTTCTAGTTAGACCCCAAAACACTATCCAAGCGGTTATCGCCCACATGGTATCGACTACCGTAGCCCTAAGCATAACGGTTCTATTAGCCTCAACCTTGATGGCATTTCTGCTAGCCAGATCGGTTATGCGACCAATAAAAAGAATGTCTGAAGCAGTTTCTAGGGTTACAGAAACAAATGAGCTAGTGCCCATCGGTATTCACTCTGACGATGAGATTGGCACCCTAAGTCGCAACTTCGACACCATGATTCACTCGCTGGCTAGTTCTAGAGAACGCCAGAAACGTTTGATTGCTGACGCTGGACACGAATTACGTACCCCGTTAACGTCTATGCGCACTAACGTTGAGCTGTTGGTGGCAGATGAAAACTCTGGCATGTTACCGCCGGGAGCGCGTCAAGATATTTTGAACGACGTTTCCGCTCAGTTGGCGGAGTTCACAGCGTTGGTTGGGGATTTAGTTCAACTAAGTCGTGAGGATGCTGATGCGCCACGTCGCGAGCTCATCGATTTCGCAGATGTGGTACGCACCGCAATAGAACGCGCACACCGGCGCGGCCCGAATCTAATATTCGACGCCAAGCTTGAGCCGCTGATGATTATCGGCGAACCGGACACGCTAGGACGGGCAGTAACAAATCTGCTTGATAATGCCGTGAAGTTTTCCCCGCCTAAAGGACATATCTTTATTAGGTTGCACGGTAATAAGCTGACCATCGAGGACGAAGGCCCAGGTATAGCCGAAGAGGATCTACCGAAAATCTTTGATCGTTTCTACCGCTCCAACAAGGCTCGAAACACGCCAGGCACCGGGTTGGGATTGTCCATCGTCGCCCACACCGTCAACGCTCATGGTGGCCAAGTTTGGGCATCGAACTCGCCGGCCACCTTAGGAGCACGTTTTACAATGGTGCTACCAGAAGCGTCCGACGAAGAAATCGAAGCTTTCGAGTCGTAA
- a CDS encoding glycine hydroxymethyltransferase, with product MTDVAATATTAYRAILELVNEVDPRIGDAMRQELADQRGSLKLIASENYASLNTLLSMGTWLSDKYAEGTVGHRFYAGCRNVDSVESIAAEHARELFGADYAYVQPHSGIDANLVAYWAILSQRVEMPSLEQMGARTVNDLSQTDWDKLRAALGNQRLMGMSLDAGGHLTHGFRHNISGKMFDQRSYGTNPETGLLDYAAIAAQVREFKPLILVAGYSAYPRRVNFAKMREIADEVGAVLMVDMAHFAGLVAGKVFTGEENPVEYANVVTTTTHKSLRGPRGGMVLATKEFASAVDRGCPMVLGGPLAHIMAAKAVALAQAKQESFQAYARQIVVNAKALAEGLMKRGVKLVTDGTDNHLCLLDVTTSFGLTGRQAESALLDSGVVTNRNSIPADPNGAWYTSGVRIGTPALTSRGCKESDMDQVAALICEVLSNTKAKTASNGQPGKAKYEIADGVADRVHAQAAELLGNHPLYPGLEV from the coding sequence ATGACTGACGTCGCAGCAACTGCAACCACCGCATATCGAGCGATTCTTGAACTCGTTAATGAAGTTGACCCCAGAATTGGTGACGCTATGCGTCAAGAATTGGCGGATCAGCGAGGTTCACTAAAGCTGATCGCCTCAGAAAATTACGCTAGCCTAAACACCTTATTGTCAATGGGCACTTGGCTTTCTGATAAATACGCTGAAGGCACTGTTGGCCATAGGTTTTATGCCGGTTGTAGAAATGTGGATAGCGTAGAGTCAATCGCCGCTGAGCATGCACGTGAACTATTTGGCGCTGACTACGCCTACGTCCAACCGCACTCGGGTATTGACGCCAATCTAGTGGCTTACTGGGCAATCTTGTCGCAGCGGGTGGAAATGCCGTCTCTAGAGCAGATGGGGGCGCGAACCGTTAACGATTTAAGCCAGACTGATTGGGATAAATTACGTGCCGCTTTAGGTAATCAACGGCTGATGGGCATGAGCTTGGATGCTGGCGGGCACTTAACCCACGGTTTCAGACACAATATTTCGGGCAAAATGTTTGACCAGCGTAGTTACGGCACCAATCCGGAAACTGGTTTGCTCGATTATGCAGCGATAGCTGCACAGGTGCGCGAGTTCAAACCACTGATTTTGGTGGCCGGTTATTCCGCCTATCCGAGACGGGTTAACTTCGCCAAGATGCGCGAGATCGCGGACGAAGTGGGCGCGGTGTTGATGGTTGATATGGCTCACTTTGCTGGTTTGGTTGCTGGGAAAGTTTTCACCGGCGAAGAAAATCCTGTCGAATATGCCAACGTGGTAACCACAACGACTCACAAATCGTTGCGTGGTCCGCGTGGGGGCATGGTATTGGCTACTAAAGAATTTGCTTCTGCGGTAGACCGTGGTTGCCCAATGGTTTTGGGTGGGCCGCTGGCTCACATTATGGCCGCTAAAGCCGTGGCGCTAGCTCAAGCAAAACAAGAATCTTTCCAAGCCTATGCCCGTCAGATTGTGGTTAACGCTAAGGCTCTTGCCGAAGGCCTAATGAAACGTGGGGTAAAACTCGTCACTGACGGCACTGACAACCATTTATGTTTACTCGATGTGACCACCAGCTTCGGGCTTACTGGCCGGCAGGCGGAATCCGCCTTGCTTGATTCTGGTGTGGTGACTAACCGCAACTCGATCCCTGCCGATCCGAATGGCGCCTGGTACACCTCAGGTGTGCGTATTGGCACTCCCGCTTTGACATCAAGAGGTTGCAAAGAATCTGATATGGATCAGGTGGCGGCGCTGATTTGTGAAGTGCTGTCGAATACGAAAGCTAAGACGGCGTCCAACGGTCAGCCTGGGAAGGCGAAATACGAGATTGCTGATGGGGTAGCGGATAGAGTCCACGCTCAGGCTGCCGAGTTGCTTGGCAACCACCCGCTGTATCCAGGGCTAGAGGTTTAG
- a CDS encoding CHAP domain-containing protein yields the protein MSAHRALHDSPIIEPSVRPNRAPECARRALIETDGFSFVANHPEVVDYQAKRAIGLPAQLSEQPGCARRALDPDLEPLVLTASVRPSRALDFDEAPTLIAPPAFRKSKALRKPLSARKLLAAAGLVAAIGSTTGAWLTGPAAVMAASKQPTAISTVSAAPNRLDDDALNRNATRKAVAETATPTPSVTPTEEPATAEPPFGVDTSIAPGQLAPLSVSEALTRAEAMVGSTQWEGLCLGMMADLYGYSTSGVGSAQIAAEQIIADGQMHTDMTDIPIGALIWYDGGPAGNPYGHVALYAGDGMVYSNGAHSAVGLMPLVEPDESWHQPVMGWSAVWLPYATK from the coding sequence ATGAGCGCACACAGAGCTTTGCATGACTCGCCCATTATTGAGCCGTCGGTGAGGCCTAATCGTGCGCCAGAGTGTGCCCGCAGAGCCTTAATTGAAACGGACGGTTTTTCGTTCGTGGCCAACCATCCAGAGGTTGTTGACTATCAGGCAAAGCGTGCCATTGGGTTGCCTGCCCAGCTTAGTGAGCAACCAGGCTGTGCTCGTCGCGCACTTGATCCTGACCTAGAGCCACTGGTGTTAACGGCGTCGGTTCGCCCGTCACGAGCCTTGGACTTTGATGAGGCTCCAACCCTTATTGCACCGCCGGCTTTCAGGAAATCAAAGGCGCTACGTAAACCGTTAAGCGCACGCAAACTTTTAGCCGCTGCTGGTTTAGTTGCCGCTATCGGTTCTACCACCGGCGCGTGGTTGACTGGTCCCGCTGCCGTCATGGCCGCCTCTAAACAACCGACCGCAATTAGCACAGTCTCAGCTGCCCCAAACCGGCTTGATGACGACGCACTCAACCGTAATGCAACGCGTAAAGCTGTAGCGGAAACCGCTACCCCGACCCCGAGTGTCACGCCAACTGAAGAGCCAGCTACCGCTGAGCCGCCATTTGGGGTTGATACGTCTATCGCCCCCGGCCAGTTAGCGCCGCTAAGTGTTTCCGAAGCGTTAACTAGAGCTGAAGCGATGGTTGGCAGCACGCAATGGGAAGGCCTTTGTCTTGGCATGATGGCTGACCTTTACGGTTACTCAACCTCTGGTGTTGGTAGCGCCCAGATTGCGGCTGAGCAGATTATTGCGGACGGCCAAATGCACACTGACATGACCGATATTCCTATCGGCGCACTGATCTGGTACGACGGCGGGCCCGCCGGTAACCCGTACGGGCACGTGGCTCTCTATGCCGGTGACGGCATGGTTTATTCCAATGGCGCACATTCTGCTGTTGGGCTAATGCCACTGGTTGAGCCAGATGAGTCGTGGCATCAACCAGTTATGGGTTGGTCGGCTGTTTGGCTGCCATACGCCACGAAATAA
- a CDS encoding Rib/alpha-like domain-containing protein — translation MAYKKLSAGLVALVSTLAIITTPVQAVPPSEELAQPEIVFSENFESGKTPIRLTDYQSGKYTADPQWLNIGYANGIVLGGEDKQWIEHFLDTDKLPAWRRYGHFGSDQVVDPATQQAWENNVNTFTKPEVWTSMMAVATAAGDFHDSSGSANHSLVLLSTLVSGMDEPMSAEKSIFETAAPIITDSGFYTFSMEGAAVACDYPEWQPQLSVMLVEEDGKTTTLGDFNPCRGENLTVTERSYFKVSDGKYGVRNVWASAMKPVAPLKIANNQKLKLRIVNNTDQPYGYGNDFGIDNLELKSLTPHITRSFQPASSTVFDYSEKTVSYTITNTTDLLAKDGWSFTDKLPDGLQLSPSASENTCGANISMTEDGALTVSGSLVDQQKSCRITLSMTADLGGADSRVFDSKPITVVERLRDDTSPLAFEVYKDDDRDNVPNTKDLCPKTAYTHEVDDDGCSIEQINTPSYEPITVIRGSQATVEKPLFDNPITDVREAKSAPAKTSYLIGAKAPNWASINLDGSISVKPGFQVIPGDYWVPVTVNYSNGASTTTQAKVSVLDLPKPAWDDASTDPATPVRVPNVGEHPAGMIGSYLVDGPGDLTISADGTVIVTPKAGCQIADQVKVSVWLRDGSLADTFTVTITEPKKVGSARVTPTRRSVSVNLPDLSSVKNPGLIVDGPATASLSGNSLIVTLRPEARVGQLITVFITNDKGQVVAQITVDVVADQKPSGLPKTGR, via the coding sequence ATGGCCTACAAGAAGCTAAGCGCAGGGCTAGTTGCCCTGGTCAGCACACTGGCCATCATTACTACTCCAGTTCAGGCAGTTCCACCATCTGAGGAGCTTGCTCAACCTGAAATAGTGTTTTCAGAAAACTTTGAGTCCGGAAAAACTCCAATCAGACTCACCGATTATCAGTCTGGTAAATACACTGCGGATCCGCAGTGGCTCAATATAGGCTATGCCAACGGCATCGTATTAGGTGGCGAAGATAAACAGTGGATAGAACATTTCTTAGACACTGATAAGTTGCCGGCTTGGCGCAGGTATGGGCATTTTGGTAGCGATCAAGTTGTTGATCCCGCTACCCAGCAAGCTTGGGAAAATAACGTCAATACCTTTACCAAACCAGAGGTTTGGACGTCCATGATGGCGGTTGCAACTGCTGCCGGGGATTTCCACGATTCCAGTGGTTCGGCTAATCACTCACTAGTTTTACTAAGTACTTTGGTGTCCGGCATGGATGAGCCAATGAGCGCAGAGAAAAGCATTTTTGAGACGGCTGCGCCTATCATCACCGATTCGGGGTTTTATACGTTCTCGATGGAAGGCGCTGCGGTGGCCTGCGACTATCCCGAATGGCAGCCACAGTTATCTGTGATGCTGGTAGAAGAGGATGGTAAAACGACCACTTTGGGTGATTTTAACCCTTGCCGGGGTGAGAATCTGACGGTCACTGAACGTTCATACTTTAAGGTTTCAGACGGAAAGTATGGCGTCAGAAATGTGTGGGCATCCGCAATGAAACCCGTAGCTCCGCTAAAAATCGCTAACAACCAAAAACTGAAATTGCGGATAGTCAATAACACTGATCAGCCCTATGGTTACGGAAATGATTTCGGGATAGACAACTTAGAGCTGAAATCTTTAACGCCACATATAACTAGGTCGTTTCAGCCAGCTTCGAGCACTGTATTTGATTACAGCGAAAAAACTGTCAGTTACACCATCACTAACACCACTGACCTGTTAGCTAAAGACGGCTGGTCTTTCACCGACAAGTTGCCTGACGGGTTGCAACTCAGCCCGTCCGCTAGCGAAAACACTTGCGGAGCCAACATTTCAATGACTGAAGATGGTGCGCTAACAGTGTCCGGCTCCTTGGTGGATCAGCAAAAATCTTGCCGCATCACATTGTCAATGACAGCTGACTTGGGTGGAGCAGATAGCAGAGTTTTTGATTCTAAACCGATAACAGTTGTCGAAAGGTTACGCGACGACACTTCGCCGTTGGCTTTTGAGGTCTATAAAGATGATGACCGCGATAACGTCCCAAATACCAAAGACCTCTGCCCGAAAACCGCCTACACCCATGAAGTTGATGATGATGGGTGTTCGATTGAACAAATCAATACCCCAAGTTATGAGCCGATTACCGTTATACGCGGTAGCCAAGCGACGGTTGAAAAACCCTTGTTTGATAATCCGATAACCGACGTCAGGGAAGCTAAATCAGCACCCGCAAAGACTAGTTACCTAATTGGGGCTAAAGCACCAAATTGGGCGAGCATTAATTTAGATGGTTCGATCAGTGTTAAACCAGGATTTCAGGTCATACCCGGTGATTACTGGGTTCCGGTAACCGTCAATTATTCCAATGGGGCATCGACAACAACTCAAGCCAAAGTCAGTGTCCTTGACTTGCCGAAACCGGCTTGGGATGATGCCAGCACAGACCCAGCTACGCCGGTTAGGGTGCCGAATGTTGGTGAGCACCCGGCAGGAATGATCGGTAGCTATTTAGTTGATGGACCAGGTGATCTGACCATTAGCGCGGACGGTACCGTCATAGTTACCCCGAAAGCTGGCTGCCAGATTGCAGACCAAGTTAAGGTAAGCGTTTGGTTGCGGGATGGTTCGCTAGCTGACACTTTTACGGTGACAATAACTGAGCCTAAGAAAGTCGGTTCCGCCCGGGTAACACCTACCCGTCGAAGTGTGAGCGTAAATTTGCCTGATTTAAGTTCGGTTAAAAACCCAGGGCTGATTGTTGACGGGCCCGCCACAGCATCCTTAAGCGGTAATAGTCTCATCGTTACGCTGCGTCCAGAAGCGCGGGTCGGGCAGTTAATAACAGTATTTATTACTAACGACAAAGGCCAAGTAGTTGCTCAGATAACTGTTGATGTGGTCGCCGATCAAAAACCTTCAGGTTTGCCTAAGACCGGACGTTAA